Part of the Halomarina litorea genome is shown below.
CTCGTCGCGCGGGCGGTGCCCGGCGGCGAGGGCCTCTGGTTCGCCGCCGTCTTCTTCGCCGTCTCGTTCGTCGTCGTGGACGCCGTCCCCGACTTCGTCCTCCGCCCCTACGTCTCCGGGCGGAACCTCCACATCGGGATGGTGATGTTCGCGTACATCTTCGGCCCGCTCCTGTTCGGCTGGTACGGCATCTTCCTCGGGCCGGTCCTGCTGGTCCTCGTCTTCCACTTCGCGCGCATCGTCCTCCCGGTGCTGTTCGACGGGAAGCCCATCCGACCGTACGCGGTGGACCCGGCGGCGATGACCGTCGAGTCCACCGAGATGGATCCCGGCGCACCGACGCCGGTCGACGGCGCGACCACGGACAACGACGACTGACGGGCGAGAATTCACACGGCGCGACCGCTCGGGTGGCGGCGTATCGAGGAGTGCGGGCGGTTCAGGCTTCGATGTCGACGTACTGGCCCTCCCACTCGCGGCGGGCCTGGAGTTCGCGCCGACCGCGGCGGGTCACGGTGTAGAAGTTCGTCCGGCGGTCGCGTTGCCCCTTCTCGACGAGTCCCTTCTCGACCAGCGTGTCGAGGTTCGGGTAGAGCCGACCGTGGTGGATCTCCTTCTCGTAGTAGTCCTCCAGTTCCTCCTTGATGGCGAGGCCGTGCGGGTCGTCGCTCCCGGAGATGACGTACAGCAGGTCGCGCTGGAACCCCGTCAGATCGTACATGTGTCTTTCAAGATAGTATCCGTTACCACGCATAAGCGTATCGCCATAGCGCACCGGTCCAGTGGGCCTTCTGTCGGTTTCGTCGGCGCCGTGCGACAGGACGGGCGGCCGACAGGACAGGTCGCCAGACGATCTACTCAACGGATAATCATGTCTGAGCGAGGGGCTTATCGTCTCGGCAGACACACCAGGTCCATGGAAGAAGTCCTCTTCAAGTCGGAACACGAGGAGAACCGCGCCGCCATCGCCGACTACCTGCGAGCCGTCGCCGACAAACTCGATGCCGGGGGGGCCGTCACCCTCTCGGACGGCGGGGAGTCGGTCACCCTCGACGTGCCCGCGCGGGCGACGTTCGAGGTGAAGGCGGAACGCGAGACGGGGAGCGGTGCCCCCGAGTTGAGCGTCGAGTTCGAACTGGAGTGGACCGAGGGCGACGAGGAGGCGGGTGGGACCGGCCTCAACATCGAGTAGCGTCGCCGCTCAGGTCCTGACCTGATTACGGGTAGGGTAGAGTAGTCGTCGGAGCGGCGAGCGATGGGTCACTCGGGAGTTGGAGAAGCGACTCGCTCGACGGGTAGTCTCGGAAAGGAAAGCGGGCCGGGCGGGATGAAAACGCCCGCCCCGGCCCGCCGCCCTGAAATTGGTCCCCGCTGACGCTTCGGCCCTCCAAGCGAAGCGTCACTTGACTCAAGCCGCCAGTCCATCATAAAGGTACCGGCAGCGCCTCAGATGTGCTCCTCTTCGAGGACCCACCCCAGCGCCCGCCGGTAGTGGGTGAACATCTGCCTGACCCCCTCGTGGCGCATCTCCTCGCTCTCCAGTTGCTCTTTCAGGAACTCGTACTGCTCGCGTATCTCCTCCTCGTCTCGCATGGCCGACGCTTCACGCGCCGACGACATAAGGTTCGGGCGTGCACGGACCGCCGATGGAGCGACGGCGGCGGCGTCAGCGGCGGTCCAGTCGCGACAGGCCGTGCCAGACGGCGTCGACCAGTCGTTGCTCGCCGCTCCCCTCGGCGTCCGACCAGCCACGGGCGAGTGCGTCCTCCAGCACCACCAGCGAGTGGTTCTCGAAGTTGTTGATGCCGCGGAACTCCTCCAGTGCGGCCCGCGCGTCCTCGCCGAACCCCTCGTCGGCGGCCTCCGCCCCCTCGCCGTCGTACAGTCCGAGGTCGGCGAGCGCCGCGCGCACCTCGCGGGCCGTCTCGCCGGTCAGTTCGCGCGTCTCTGCGGGTTCGACGCGCTCCAGCAGGGTCACGTCGTACACCTTGAACACGCGCTCCAGTTCCTCGATGGGGCGGTCGTGGTCGTCGACGCGCACGTCCACCCAGCGGTCGTTGCCGCCGTCGTAGCCACCCTCCGGCTTGGCGACGTACAGCGCCGCGCTCTGCTCGCCGCGCCTGTCGCCGCCCGCCTCGTTGCCGGCGTGGAGCGCCGCGACGAGCCGTTCCGGGAGGCCGCCGTCGGTCGACTCGTAGGCGTCGGCCATCGCCTCCAGCGTCTTCGCGTTCTCGAGGATGTTCCCCTGGACGGTGTAGTGCTCGCCCTGCAGGTCCCCGGCGTAGTCGAGGCACTCCTCGCCGGTGAACGCCGCGACGGAGCCGTCCCGCCCGACGACGCCCACCTGTCGCGTCGCCGCGTCGTCGTCGGCGTCGGTCAGCGCCTCGACCACCTCGGTGGCGGACTTCCCGTCCCGCAGGTGGTCGAGTCCCTCGGGGCCGTAGGCGACGTTCGCGAAGCTCTGCGTGGCGATGGCGCCCGCGTCTGCCGCGGCGAACGGTACGACGGAGCCGACGCTGACGAACTTCGACTGGACGGCGACGCCGACGGCGTCCGTCTCCGGGTCGCGGGCGACGATGGAGAACGTCGATGGTCTGGGCTGCATGAGACGACCCACGGACGGCCCGACCAAATGTCTCGGTGTCGCGGCACGGCGCGACCGTCCACGGGGACTGTGGGGAAGTGGCTCAGTCCTCCGTCGGTACCTCACCGTCGCTCGTCTGCCTCTCGCCCTTGCGGGCGGTGAGGGGCTGGCGCTTGACGATTCGACAGTCGAACTCGGGGTGTTCCGCGACGTGCCAGACGAGCATGTGGCGGCGGCCACCCGTCGCCCACTCCACGTCGTCCGCGGTGAACGTCTCGGGCAGGGCGTCGTAGCGCGCCCGGAGGGCCGCGAAGGAGTCGAACACCCGGCGGTGGCCCGAGGACGAGGCACGCCGACGCGAGACGACGTACGACCCGTCCGGGCGCTGTTCGCCCGTCGTGTGCGTGAACTCCGTCACTCGGTGGAGGGCGTCGTCGAGCGCCGACCGGAGGGTTCGGGCCTCCGCGGCGTCGAGGACGTGCGAGTCGTCGCCGAGACGCACGACCACCTCGTGGCCGTCGCTGTCGGCGGTTACACGTGATGTACCCGAGTCGGGCGTCTCAGTACCGGAGAATTTCTCGACCAGGAGCGTGGGTACTCCGTGACATACGGTCGAACGGTACGACGGCGGCCGTATAAAGCCCGGCGGTCGGACAGGTCGGGGTGTCGGACGCCGCGCCCCTCGGGTCACGCGGCCGGAGCGCGCCGGACCACGCCCCGACCACGTATCGTTTTCCCTCGGAGGGCTGTAGAGGCCCACATGAAGGTCCGGGGGCAACGCGAGTGTACGGACTGCGGCACCCAGTGGTCGTACTACGAGACCGGGACGGTCGAGTGTCCGAACTGTGGGAGCCTCAGGAGCCGCGGCGTGGACGAACGCACCGAACACACGGACACGCCCGTCACGTTCGACCTCACGC
Proteins encoded:
- a CDS encoding PadR family transcriptional regulator, which translates into the protein MYDLTGFQRDLLYVISGSDDPHGLAIKEELEDYYEKEIHHGRLYPNLDTLVEKGLVEKGQRDRRTNFYTVTRRGRRELQARREWEGQYVDIEA
- a CDS encoding amphi-Trp domain-containing protein; the encoded protein is MEEVLFKSEHEENRAAIADYLRAVADKLDAGGAVTLSDGGESVTLDVPARATFEVKAERETGSGAPELSVEFELEWTEGDEEAGGTGLNIE
- a CDS encoding DUF1028 domain-containing protein translates to MQPRPSTFSIVARDPETDAVGVAVQSKFVSVGSVVPFAAADAGAIATQSFANVAYGPEGLDHLRDGKSATEVVEALTDADDDAATRQVGVVGRDGSVAAFTGEECLDYAGDLQGEHYTVQGNILENAKTLEAMADAYESTDGGLPERLVAALHAGNEAGGDRRGEQSAALYVAKPEGGYDGGNDRWVDVRVDDHDRPIEELERVFKVYDVTLLERVEPAETRELTGETAREVRAALADLGLYDGEGAEAADEGFGEDARAALEEFRGINNFENHSLVVLEDALARGWSDAEGSGEQRLVDAVWHGLSRLDRR
- a CDS encoding DUF7528 family protein, producing the protein MVVRLGDDSHVLDAAEARTLRSALDDALHRVTEFTHTTGEQRPDGSYVVSRRRASSSGHRRVFDSFAALRARYDALPETFTADDVEWATGGRRHMLVWHVAEHPEFDCRIVKRQPLTARKGERQTSDGEVPTED